The Pan troglodytes isolate AG18354 chromosome 1, NHGRI_mPanTro3-v2.0_pri, whole genome shotgun sequence genome includes a region encoding these proteins:
- the TMEM52 gene encoding transmembrane protein 52 isoform X2 produces the protein MARGPLAAGGLRLLLPLLPLPQVALGFADGSCDPSDQCRRPHRCPPQARWSSLWHVGLILLAVLLLLLCGVTAGCVRFCCLRKQAQAQPHLPPARQPCDVAVIPMDSDSPVHSTVTSYSSVQYPLGMRLPLPFGELDLDSMAPPAYSLYTPEPPPSYDEAVKMAKPREEGPALSQKPSPLLGASGLETTPVPQESGPNTQLPPCSPGAP, from the exons ATGGCCCGGGGTCCGCTGGCCGCCGGCGGACTCCGGCTGCTGCTGCCGCTCCTTCCGCTGCCGCAG GTGGCGCTGGGCTTCGCGGACGGCAGCTGCGACCCCTCGGACCA GTGCCGCCGTCCCCACAGGTGCCCGCCCCAGGCCCGCTGGAGCAGCCTGTGGCACGTGGG GCTCATCCTGCTGGCGgtcctcctgcttctgctgtgTGGTGTCACAGCTGGTTGTGTCCGGTTCTGCTGCCTCCGGAAGCAGGCACAGGCCCAGCCACATCTGCCACCAGCACGGCAGCCCTGCGACGTGGCAGTCATCCCTATGGACAGCGACAGCCCTGTACACAGCACTGTGACCT CCTACAGCTCCGTGCAGTACCCACTGGGCATGCGGTTGCCCCTGCCCTTTGGGGAGCTGGACCTGGACTCCATGGCTCCTCCTGCCTACAGCCTGTACACCCCGGAGCCTCCACCCTCCTACGATGAAGCTGTCAAGATGGCCAAGCCCAGAGAGGAAGGACCAGCACTCTCCCAGAAACCCAGTCCTCTCCTTGGGGCCTCGGGCCTAGAGACCACTCCAGTGCCCCAGGAGTCAGGCCCCAATACTCAACTACCACCTTGTAGCCCTGGTGCCCCTTGA
- the TMEM52 gene encoding transmembrane protein 52 isoform X3, translated as MARGPLAAGGLRLLLPLLPLPQVALGFADGSCDPSDQCPPQARWSSLWHVGLILLAVLLLLLCGVTAGCVRFCCLRKQAQAQPHLPPARQPCDVAVIPMDSDSPVHSTVTSYSSVQYPLGMRLPLPFGELDLDSMAPPAYSLYTPEPPPSYDEAVKMAKPREEGPALSQKPSPLLGASGLETTPVPQESGPNTQLPPCSPGAP; from the exons ATGGCCCGGGGTCCGCTGGCCGCCGGCGGACTCCGGCTGCTGCTGCCGCTCCTTCCGCTGCCGCAG GTGGCGCTGGGCTTCGCGGACGGCAGCTGCGACCCCTCGGACCA GTGCCCGCCCCAGGCCCGCTGGAGCAGCCTGTGGCACGTGGG GCTCATCCTGCTGGCGgtcctcctgcttctgctgtgTGGTGTCACAGCTGGTTGTGTCCGGTTCTGCTGCCTCCGGAAGCAGGCACAGGCCCAGCCACATCTGCCACCAGCACGGCAGCCCTGCGACGTGGCAGTCATCCCTATGGACAGCGACAGCCCTGTACACAGCACTGTGACCT CCTACAGCTCCGTGCAGTACCCACTGGGCATGCGGTTGCCCCTGCCCTTTGGGGAGCTGGACCTGGACTCCATGGCTCCTCCTGCCTACAGCCTGTACACCCCGGAGCCTCCACCCTCCTACGATGAAGCTGTCAAGATGGCCAAGCCCAGAGAGGAAGGACCAGCACTCTCCCAGAAACCCAGTCCTCTCCTTGGGGCCTCGGGCCTAGAGACCACTCCAGTGCCCCAGGAGTCAGGCCCCAATACTCAACTACCACCTTGTAGCCCTGGTGCCCCTTGA
- the TMEM52 gene encoding transmembrane protein 52 isoform X1, translated as MARGPLAAGGLRLLLPLLPLPQVGRAAFSLGSATAGRVRARTTPLPGSPLSPQVALGFADGSCDPSDQCPPQARWSSLWHVGLILLAVLLLLLCGVTAGCVRFCCLRKQAQAQPHLPPARQPCDVAVIPMDSDSPVHSTVTSYSSVQYPLGMRLPLPFGELDLDSMAPPAYSLYTPEPPPSYDEAVKMAKPREEGPALSQKPSPLLGASGLETTPVPQESGPNTQLPPCSPGAP; from the exons ATGGCCCGGGGTCCGCTGGCCGCCGGCGGACTCCGGCTGCTGCTGCCGCTCCTTCCGCTGCCGCAGGTGGGTCGGGCGGCGTTCTCTCTCGGTTCGGCCACCGCGGGGCGGGTCCGTGCTCGGACCACGCCTCTCCCGGGCTCACCCTTGTCCCCACAGGTGGCGCTGGGCTTCGCGGACGGCAGCTGCGACCCCTCGGACCA GTGCCCGCCCCAGGCCCGCTGGAGCAGCCTGTGGCACGTGGG GCTCATCCTGCTGGCGgtcctcctgcttctgctgtgTGGTGTCACAGCTGGTTGTGTCCGGTTCTGCTGCCTCCGGAAGCAGGCACAGGCCCAGCCACATCTGCCACCAGCACGGCAGCCCTGCGACGTGGCAGTCATCCCTATGGACAGCGACAGCCCTGTACACAGCACTGTGACCT CCTACAGCTCCGTGCAGTACCCACTGGGCATGCGGTTGCCCCTGCCCTTTGGGGAGCTGGACCTGGACTCCATGGCTCCTCCTGCCTACAGCCTGTACACCCCGGAGCCTCCACCCTCCTACGATGAAGCTGTCAAGATGGCCAAGCCCAGAGAGGAAGGACCAGCACTCTCCCAGAAACCCAGTCCTCTCCTTGGGGCCTCGGGCCTAGAGACCACTCCAGTGCCCCAGGAGTCAGGCCCCAATACTCAACTACCACCTTGTAGCCCTGGTGCCCCTTGA
- the CALML6 gene encoding calmodulin-like protein 6 isoform X1: MGLQQEISLQPWCHHPAESCQTTTDMTECLSAEQIKEYKGVFEMFDEEGNGEVKTGELERLMSLLGINPTKSELASMAKDVDRDNKGFFNCDGFLALMGVYHEKAQNQESELRAAFRVFDKEGKGYIDWNTLKYVLMNAGEPLNEVEAEQMMKEADKDGDGTIDYEEFVAMMTGESFKLIQ, translated from the exons ATGGGTCTTCAACAAGAAATCTCACTG CAGCCCTGGTGCCACCACCCTGCAGAATCCTGTCAGACAACCACCGACATG ACAGAGTGCCTGTCGGCTGAGCAGATCAAGGAGTACAAGGGAGTCTTTGAGATGTTCGACGAAGAGGGCAACGGGGAGGTGAAGACGGGGGAGCTGGAGCGGCTCATGAGCCTGCTGGGCATCAACCCCACCAAGAGTGAGCTGGCCTCAATGGCCAAGGACGTGGACAGAGACA ACAAAGGGTTCTTCAACTGCGATGGTTTCCTGGCACTAATGGGAGTTTACCATGAGAAGGCCCAGAACCAGGAGAGCGAGCTGAGGGCGGCATTCCGTGTCTTCGACAAAGAGGGCAAGGGCTACATTGACTGGAACACACTCAA GTACGTGCTAATGAATGCAGGGGAGCCCCTCAACGAGGTGGAGGCGGAGCAGATGATGAAGGAGGCCGACAAGGATGGGGACGGGACCATCGACTATGAGG AGTTTGTGGCCATGATGACGGGGGAGTCCTTCAAGCTGATCCAGTAG
- the CALML6 gene encoding calmodulin-like protein 6 isoform X2 — MGLQQEISLTECLSAEQIKEYKGVFEMFDEEGNGEVKTGELERLMSLLGINPTKSELASMAKDVDRDNKGFFNCDGFLALMGVYHEKAQNQESELRAAFRVFDKEGKGYIDWNTLKYVLMNAGEPLNEVEAEQMMKEADKDGDGTIDYEEFVAMMTGESFKLIQ; from the exons ATGGGTCTTCAACAAGAAATCTCACTG ACAGAGTGCCTGTCGGCTGAGCAGATCAAGGAGTACAAGGGAGTCTTTGAGATGTTCGACGAAGAGGGCAACGGGGAGGTGAAGACGGGGGAGCTGGAGCGGCTCATGAGCCTGCTGGGCATCAACCCCACCAAGAGTGAGCTGGCCTCAATGGCCAAGGACGTGGACAGAGACA ACAAAGGGTTCTTCAACTGCGATGGTTTCCTGGCACTAATGGGAGTTTACCATGAGAAGGCCCAGAACCAGGAGAGCGAGCTGAGGGCGGCATTCCGTGTCTTCGACAAAGAGGGCAAGGGCTACATTGACTGGAACACACTCAA GTACGTGCTAATGAATGCAGGGGAGCCCCTCAACGAGGTGGAGGCGGAGCAGATGATGAAGGAGGCCGACAAGGATGGGGACGGGACCATCGACTATGAGG AGTTTGTGGCCATGATGACGGGGGAGTCCTTCAAGCTGATCCAGTAG